From the Maniola jurtina chromosome Z, ilManJurt1.1, whole genome shotgun sequence genome, one window contains:
- the LOC123880416 gene encoding potassium channel subfamily T member 1 isoform X16, protein MSMFFFRFHNLRRAEEKRKKQSRITKNRRNMTSDTLTAPSRLLERPLSEPIDSLDEIALQIPRVRVEYYVNENTFKERLQLYFIKNQRSSLRIRIVNLFFKLLACVLYIFRVCADGDPISASCYGCKPGNKTEFEYSANLTEEEFQEHPIINWDGIIWVNRPLYLWGVQAVLAMISLSEAILLVYLGYKGNIWQQVLSFHFILEMVNTVPFALTVPFPPLRNLFIPVFLNCWLAKRSLENMFNDLHRAMQKSQSALSQQLMILCVTLLCLVFTSVCGIQHFQRAGHRHLNLFQATYFVVVTFSTVGYGDFVPDIWPSQLFMVIMIGVALVVLPTQFEQLAFTWMERQKLGGSYSSHRAQSEKHVVVCSTTLHADTIMDFLNEFYAHPLLQDYYVVLLSPMELDTTMRMILQVPIWAQRVIYIQGSCLKDTDLIRARMNEAEACFILAARNYADKTAADEHTILRSWAVKDFAPDVPQYVQIFRPENKLHVKFAEFVVCEDEFKYALLANNCTCPGASTLVTLLLHTSRGQEGQQSPEEWHRLYGKCSGNEIYHIVLGDSRFFGEYEGKSFTYASFHSHRKYGVALVGVRPAELPEFYEDTILLNPGPRHIMKSSDTCYYMSITKEENSAFVVSDKQTESKANVIPKDQTACSLLSNEKKIADAEDGTGQQKTPDGSNVAHYDLPQVILQAPASSTPNASPSRINPANTVSSANLTVAGSKMEGVSTSGSDSRTCLKDSPATDSATDSHLLLPRPDNTNFLSPDFLSCRRGSRRPSILPVPDMVTSTLNIATDNQDEEVEADESEDELDDDVPWRSPSEKIALYSYIQTCRYTDRVEAACPLHRVGTSLDDASTSSLSSPAASDTRSAWRNDFSRIVKGFPPVSPFIGVSPTLCYLLKEKKPLCCLQLAQVCEHCAYRNAKEYQWQNKTIILAADYASNGIYNFIIPLRAHFRSKTSLNPIILLLERRPDIAFLDSISYFPLVYWMLGSIDCLDDLLRAGITLAENVVVVNKELSNSAEEDSLSDCNTIVAVQTMFKFFPSIKSITELSQSSNMRFMQFRAHDKYALHLSKMEKREKERGSHISYMFRLPFAAGSVFSASMLDTLLYQAFVKDYVITFVRLLLGVDQAPGSGFLTSMKITKEDMWIRTYGRLYQKLCSTTCEIPIGIYRTQDTSLADQAHHVSMSPRTPSRWFWPRLAGMRPSRASQASEEDGVAGDGNPEGTGRERNRRGPTGCLSGCYGDRTPAYSASLADEARDNHAQQIERAEIANLVRSRMESLKLTGIDYDDVSEKRNSLSYVIINPSCDLNLQEGDIIYLVRPSPFSAQKTFERHNSRRKSNISFCSGALIQAVAAGSRRGSALAGLTSLSPRAPPLTTTKANSLSLPDSPTILTDFRGRSNSLRVVDDILLRRSNSLRQGLGPVNSRRRKSSLEEIGISHFNSLLQHQQQQQLQDANAIKIALNSSIGLEVTPPDEGPVDRLGGPLGGYQDMGVAFPSTSTGSGLPPPTPDPQHLQGTIV, encoded by the exons AGTTCGTGTGGAGTATTACGTGAACGAGAACACTTTTAAAGAAAGACTGCAATTGTATTTTATAAAGAACCAACGTTCGA GTTTACGCATTAGAATAGTAAATCTATTTTTCAAGCTTCTAGCTTGTGTTCTCTATATATTTCGTGTTTGCGCCGATGGAGATCCCATTTCTGCCTCCTg ttatGGATGTAAACCAGGCAATAAGACTGAATTTGAATATTCAGCTAATCTAACTGAAGAGGAGTTTCAGGAGCATCCAATCATCAACTGGGATGGAATAATATGGGTGAACCGGCCGCTGTATCTTTGGGGAGTGCAAGCGGTCTTGGCTATGATCTCATTATCCGAAGCTATTTTGCTTGTTTATCTTGGATACAAG GGCAACATATGGCAACAGGTCCTGTCTTTCCACTTCATATTGGAGATGGTGAACACGGTGCCATTTGCACTTACC GTCCCATTCCCGCCTCTTCGCAATTTGTTTATCCCGGTATTTTTAAACTGTTGGCTTGCAAAGAGATCacttgaaaacatgttt AACGATTTACATCGCGCAATGCAAAAGTCTCAGTCGGCTCTATCTCAGCAACTAATGATTCTTTGTGTCACACTGCTATGTCTTGTCTTTACTAG CGTATGTGGTATCCAACATTTTCAACGTGCTGGTCATCGTCACTTGAATTTGTTCCAAGCGACCTACTTTGTGGTTGTCACCTTCTCAACGGTGGGATATGGCGACTTTGTACCAGATATTTGGCCTTCACAACTATTCATGGTTATTATGATTGGGGTTGCTCTCGTCGTCTTACCTACACAG TTCGAACAACTTGCGTTTACGTGGATGGAAAGGCAGAAGTTAGGTGGATCTTACTCATCACACCGGGCCCAGTCAGAGAAACACGTTGTAGTTTGCTCAACAACCCTTCACGCTGATACAATCATGGATTTTCTAAACGAGTTTTATGCTCACCCATTGCTGCAAGACTATTACGTGGTATTGTTATCACCAATGGAGCTCGATACTACTATGAGGATGATCTTACAG GTCCCCATTTGGGCTCAACGTGTGATATACATCCAAGGCTCCTGCCTGAAAGACACTGATCTGATCCGAGCACGGATGAATGAAGCCGAGGCATGCTTTATCCTTGCCGCAAGGAATTATGCTGACAAAACGGCTGCTGACGAACATACTATTTTACG GTCCTGGGCTGTGAAGGATTTTGCTCCGGACGTGCCACAATACGTACAGATTTTTCGCCCTGAGAACAAGCTGCATGTAAAATTTGCAGAATTTGTTGTATGTGAAGATGAATTCAAATACGCGCTGCTTGCCAATAATTGCACCTGTCCTGGAGCCTCTACCCTCGTCACTCTTCTGCTACATACCAGCCGGGGCCA GGAAGGGCAACAATCCCCAGAAGAATGGCATCGCCTATATGGAAAATGTTCTGGAAATGAAATTTATCACATTGTTCTTGGCGACAGTCGGTTTTTTGGTGAATACGAAGGAAAAAGCTTTACATATGCCAGTTTCCATTCGCACCGAAA GTACGGTGTTGCTCTAGTCGGTGTTCGCCCAGCTGAACTTCCCGAATTTTATGAAGACACTATTCTCTTAAATCCAGGCCCGCGACATATCATGAAAAGCAGCGACACGTGTTATTACATGAGTATCACGAAGGAAGAAAATTCTGCTTTTGTAGTTTCCGATAAACAGACGGAAAGCAAAGCTAATGTTATACCTAAAGATCAAACCGCGTGTAGTCTTCTCTCTAACGAGAAGAAAATTGCGGACGCAGAAGATGGAACGGGACAGCAAAAAACACCAGACGGTAGTAATGTGGCTCACTACGACCTCCCACAAGTGATTCTACAAGCTCCCGCGAGTTCCACACCAAACGCATCGCCATCACGCATCAACCCAGCTAATACTGTATCATCCGCTAATTTAACTGTTGCTGGCT cTAAAATGGAAGGAGTGTCGACATCAGGCTCAGACTCTCGTACCTGCTTAAAAGATTCCCCAGCCACTGACAGTGCTACTGACAGTCATCTTTTGCTCCCGCGACCTGATAATACAAATTTCTTAAGCCCAGATTTCCTAAGCTGCCGCCGAG GCAGCAGACGCCCTTCCATTTTACCCGTGCCTGACATGGTAACGAGTACCCTGAACATAGCCACCGACAACCAGGATGAAGAGGTGGAGGCAGATGAAAGCGAGGACGAGCTTGACGATGATGTGCCTTGGCGTTCCCCTTCCGAGAAGATTGC ccTGTACTCGTACATTCAAACGTGTAGATATACCGACCGGGTTGAAGCAGCATGCCCTCTGCACAGAGTAGGTACGTCATT GGACGACGCCAGCACCAGCTCGCTGTCCTCACCGGCCGCCAGCGATACACGCTCAGCGTGGCGCAACGACTTCAGTAG GATCGTTAAAGGTTTTCCACCCGTATCACCCTTTATCGGTGTAAGTCCAACTCTATGTTATTTGCTGAAAGAAAAGAAGCCTCTCTGCTGTCTTCAATTGGCACAAGTGTGTGAGCATTGTGCCTACCGAAACGCGAAGGAATACCAGTGGCAAAACAAGACGATAATCCTCGCCGCCGACTACGCATCTAATGgaatctataattttattattcccCTGCGCGCCCATTTCAGATCCAAGACCTCATTGAACCCCATTATTCTTTTACTGGAACGCAGACCTGATATAGCTTTCTTGGATTCTATCTCGTACTTTCCGCTGGTCTATTGGATGCTAGGTTCTATTGATTG TTTAGATGACCTCTTGCGCGCTGGAATAACTTTAGCAGAGAATGTAGTCGTGGTGAATAAGGAGTTATCCAATTCTGCCGAAGAAGACAGTCTCTCAGACTGTAACACCATAGTAGCAGTGCAGACAATGTTCAA atTCTTTCCTTCAATCAAATCTATAACGGAGCTATCGCAATCGTCAAATATGCGCTTCATGCAATTCAGGGCTCATGATAAATATGCATTACATCTCTCTAAAATGGAAAAG CGTGAAAAGGAAAGGGGATCGCATATTTCCTACATGTTCCGATTGCCCTTTGCTGCCGGCTCCGTGTTTTCCGCCTCAATGTTAGACACACTTCTATACCAGGCCTTTGTAAAAGACTATGTCATTACATTTGTCAGATTATTGTTGGGCGTCGATCAGGCACCTGGTTCAGGATTCCTTACCTCC ATGAAAATAACGAAGGAGGATATGTGGATTCGTACGTACGGTCGGCTGTATCAAAAGTTATGTTCTACTACATGCGAAATTCCAATCGGGATATATCGCACTCAGGACACAAGCCTAGCCGATCAGGCTCACCACGTGAGTATGTCGCCACGGACCCCGTCAAGGTGGTTCTGGCCACGCCTCGCGGGCATGCGACCATCGCGCGCATCG CAGGCCTCAGAGGAAGATGGGGTGGCGGGTGATGGAAACCCCGAGGGGACGGGCAGAGAACGTAATCGTCGCGGACCCACCGGCTGCCTCAGCGGATGTTACGGCGACCGCACACCCGCG TATTCAGCGAGCTTAGCAGATGAAGCAAGAGACAACCACGCCCAGCAAATCGAACGAGCAGAAATAGCTAATCTTGTAAGATCTCGAATGGAGTCATTAAAATTGACTGGTATAGATTATGATGATGTCAGTGAAAAAAGAAACAGTCTATCTTACGTAATCATAAACCCAAGCTGCGATCTCAATTTACAGGAAGGCGATAtaat ATACTTGGTACGCCCTTCACCATTCTCAGCGCAAAAAACATTCGAACGCCATAACAGTCGCCGAAAATCGAACATTAGTTTTTGTTCTGGAGCCCTGATCCAGGCCGTAGCAGCGGGCAGCCGTCGCGGTTCTGCGCTCGCTGGGCTCACGAGCCTCTCTCCTCGAGCTCCACCTCTCACTACCACCAAAGCAAATTCCCTTTCTCTGCCTGACAGTCCTACCATCCTCACCGACTTTCGCGGTCGCTCTAACTCTCTTCGAGTGGTAGATGACATCTTACTACGACGTTCTAACTCTCTTCGACAAGGACTAGGGCCAGTCAATAGTCGACGCCGCAAGAGTAGCCTCGAAGAGATTGGAATTTCACATTTTAATTCGCTGCTGCAACATCAACAGCAGCAGCAACTACAAGATGCGAATGCTATTAAAATTGCCCTGAATAGCAGCATCGGACTGGAAGTGACGCCGCCCGATGAAGGTCCTGTAGATCGGCTAGGAGGGCCACTAGGAGGATATCAAGATATGGGTGTTGCGTTTCCTTCGACTTCCACGGGATCTGGTCTACCACCACCGACACCAGATCCGCAACATCTGCAGGGAACGATCGTATGA
- the LOC123880416 gene encoding potassium channel subfamily T member 1 isoform X17, translated as MAAISRYSSYNCLTGWDSYDRIPRVRVEYYVNENTFKERLQLYFIKNQRSSLRIRIVNLFFKLLACVLYIFRVCADGDPISASCYGCKPGNKTEFEYSANLTEEEFQEHPIINWDGIIWVNRPLYLWGVQAVLAMISLSEAILLVYLGYKGNIWQQVLSFHFILEMVNTVPFALTVPFPPLRNLFIPVFLNCWLAKRSLENMFNDLHRAMQKSQSALSQQLMILCVTLLCLVFTSVCGIQHFQRAGHRHLNLFQATYFVVVTFSTVGYGDFVPDIWPSQLFMVIMIGVALVVLPTQFEQLAFTWMERQKLGGSYSSHRAQSEKHVVVCSTTLHADTIMDFLNEFYAHPLLQDYYVVLLSPMELDTTMRMILQVPIWAQRVIYIQGSCLKDTDLIRARMNEAEACFILAARNYADKTAADEHTILRSWAVKDFAPDVPQYVQIFRPENKLHVKFAEFVVCEDEFKYALLANNCTCPGASTLVTLLLHTSRGQEGQQSPEEWHRLYGKCSGNEIYHIVLGDSRFFGEYEGKSFTYASFHSHRKYGVALVGVRPAELPEFYEDTILLNPGPRHIMKSSDTCYYMSITKEENSAFVVSDKQTESKANVIPKDQTACSLLSNEKKIADAEDGTGQQKTPDGSNVAHYDLPQVILQAPASSTPNASPSRINPANTVSSANLTVAGSKMEGVSTSGSDSRTCLKDSPATDSATDSHLLLPRPDNTNFLSPDFLSCRRGSRRPSILPVPDMVTSTLNIATDNQDEEVEADESEDELDDDVPWRSPSEKIALYSYIQTCRYTDRVEAACPLHRVGTSLDDASTSSLSSPAASDTRSAWRNDFSRIVKGFPPVSPFIGVSPTLCYLLKEKKPLCCLQLAQVCEHCAYRNAKEYQWQNKTIILAADYASNGIYNFIIPLRAHFRSKTSLNPIILLLERRPDIAFLDSISYFPLVYWMLGSIDCLDDLLRAGITLAENVVVVNKELSNSAEEDSLSDCNTIVAVQTMFKFFPSIKSITELSQSSNMRFMQFRAHDKYALHLSKMEKTLILQREKERGSHISYMFRLPFAAGSVFSASMLDTLLYQAFVKDYVITFVRLLLGVDQAPGSGFLTSMKITKEDMWIRTYGRLYQKLCSTTCEIPIGIYRTQDTSLADQAHHYSASLADEARDNHAQQIERAEIANLVRSRMESLKLTGIDYDDVSEKRNSLSYVIINPSCDLNLQEGDIIYLVRPSPFSAQKTFERHNSRRKSNISFCSGALIQAVAAGSRRGSALAGLTSLSPRAPPLTTTKANSLSLPDSPTILTDFRGRSNSLRVVDDILLRRSNSLRQGLGPVNSRRRKSSLEEIGISHFNSLLQHQQQQQLQDANAIKIALNSSIGLEVTPPDEGPVDRLGGPLGGYQDMGVAFPSTSTGSGLPPPTPDPQHLQGTIV; from the exons AGTTCGTGTGGAGTATTACGTGAACGAGAACACTTTTAAAGAAAGACTGCAATTGTATTTTATAAAGAACCAACGTTCGA GTTTACGCATTAGAATAGTAAATCTATTTTTCAAGCTTCTAGCTTGTGTTCTCTATATATTTCGTGTTTGCGCCGATGGAGATCCCATTTCTGCCTCCTg ttatGGATGTAAACCAGGCAATAAGACTGAATTTGAATATTCAGCTAATCTAACTGAAGAGGAGTTTCAGGAGCATCCAATCATCAACTGGGATGGAATAATATGGGTGAACCGGCCGCTGTATCTTTGGGGAGTGCAAGCGGTCTTGGCTATGATCTCATTATCCGAAGCTATTTTGCTTGTTTATCTTGGATACAAG GGCAACATATGGCAACAGGTCCTGTCTTTCCACTTCATATTGGAGATGGTGAACACGGTGCCATTTGCACTTACC GTCCCATTCCCGCCTCTTCGCAATTTGTTTATCCCGGTATTTTTAAACTGTTGGCTTGCAAAGAGATCacttgaaaacatgttt AACGATTTACATCGCGCAATGCAAAAGTCTCAGTCGGCTCTATCTCAGCAACTAATGATTCTTTGTGTCACACTGCTATGTCTTGTCTTTACTAG CGTATGTGGTATCCAACATTTTCAACGTGCTGGTCATCGTCACTTGAATTTGTTCCAAGCGACCTACTTTGTGGTTGTCACCTTCTCAACGGTGGGATATGGCGACTTTGTACCAGATATTTGGCCTTCACAACTATTCATGGTTATTATGATTGGGGTTGCTCTCGTCGTCTTACCTACACAG TTCGAACAACTTGCGTTTACGTGGATGGAAAGGCAGAAGTTAGGTGGATCTTACTCATCACACCGGGCCCAGTCAGAGAAACACGTTGTAGTTTGCTCAACAACCCTTCACGCTGATACAATCATGGATTTTCTAAACGAGTTTTATGCTCACCCATTGCTGCAAGACTATTACGTGGTATTGTTATCACCAATGGAGCTCGATACTACTATGAGGATGATCTTACAG GTCCCCATTTGGGCTCAACGTGTGATATACATCCAAGGCTCCTGCCTGAAAGACACTGATCTGATCCGAGCACGGATGAATGAAGCCGAGGCATGCTTTATCCTTGCCGCAAGGAATTATGCTGACAAAACGGCTGCTGACGAACATACTATTTTACG GTCCTGGGCTGTGAAGGATTTTGCTCCGGACGTGCCACAATACGTACAGATTTTTCGCCCTGAGAACAAGCTGCATGTAAAATTTGCAGAATTTGTTGTATGTGAAGATGAATTCAAATACGCGCTGCTTGCCAATAATTGCACCTGTCCTGGAGCCTCTACCCTCGTCACTCTTCTGCTACATACCAGCCGGGGCCA GGAAGGGCAACAATCCCCAGAAGAATGGCATCGCCTATATGGAAAATGTTCTGGAAATGAAATTTATCACATTGTTCTTGGCGACAGTCGGTTTTTTGGTGAATACGAAGGAAAAAGCTTTACATATGCCAGTTTCCATTCGCACCGAAA GTACGGTGTTGCTCTAGTCGGTGTTCGCCCAGCTGAACTTCCCGAATTTTATGAAGACACTATTCTCTTAAATCCAGGCCCGCGACATATCATGAAAAGCAGCGACACGTGTTATTACATGAGTATCACGAAGGAAGAAAATTCTGCTTTTGTAGTTTCCGATAAACAGACGGAAAGCAAAGCTAATGTTATACCTAAAGATCAAACCGCGTGTAGTCTTCTCTCTAACGAGAAGAAAATTGCGGACGCAGAAGATGGAACGGGACAGCAAAAAACACCAGACGGTAGTAATGTGGCTCACTACGACCTCCCACAAGTGATTCTACAAGCTCCCGCGAGTTCCACACCAAACGCATCGCCATCACGCATCAACCCAGCTAATACTGTATCATCCGCTAATTTAACTGTTGCTGGCT cTAAAATGGAAGGAGTGTCGACATCAGGCTCAGACTCTCGTACCTGCTTAAAAGATTCCCCAGCCACTGACAGTGCTACTGACAGTCATCTTTTGCTCCCGCGACCTGATAATACAAATTTCTTAAGCCCAGATTTCCTAAGCTGCCGCCGAG GCAGCAGACGCCCTTCCATTTTACCCGTGCCTGACATGGTAACGAGTACCCTGAACATAGCCACCGACAACCAGGATGAAGAGGTGGAGGCAGATGAAAGCGAGGACGAGCTTGACGATGATGTGCCTTGGCGTTCCCCTTCCGAGAAGATTGC ccTGTACTCGTACATTCAAACGTGTAGATATACCGACCGGGTTGAAGCAGCATGCCCTCTGCACAGAGTAGGTACGTCATT GGACGACGCCAGCACCAGCTCGCTGTCCTCACCGGCCGCCAGCGATACACGCTCAGCGTGGCGCAACGACTTCAGTAG GATCGTTAAAGGTTTTCCACCCGTATCACCCTTTATCGGTGTAAGTCCAACTCTATGTTATTTGCTGAAAGAAAAGAAGCCTCTCTGCTGTCTTCAATTGGCACAAGTGTGTGAGCATTGTGCCTACCGAAACGCGAAGGAATACCAGTGGCAAAACAAGACGATAATCCTCGCCGCCGACTACGCATCTAATGgaatctataattttattattcccCTGCGCGCCCATTTCAGATCCAAGACCTCATTGAACCCCATTATTCTTTTACTGGAACGCAGACCTGATATAGCTTTCTTGGATTCTATCTCGTACTTTCCGCTGGTCTATTGGATGCTAGGTTCTATTGATTG TTTAGATGACCTCTTGCGCGCTGGAATAACTTTAGCAGAGAATGTAGTCGTGGTGAATAAGGAGTTATCCAATTCTGCCGAAGAAGACAGTCTCTCAGACTGTAACACCATAGTAGCAGTGCAGACAATGTTCAA atTCTTTCCTTCAATCAAATCTATAACGGAGCTATCGCAATCGTCAAATATGCGCTTCATGCAATTCAGGGCTCATGATAAATATGCATTACATCTCTCTAAAATGGAAAAG acCTTGATTTTGCAGCGTGAAAAGGAAAGGGGATCGCATATTTCCTACATGTTCCGATTGCCCTTTGCTGCCGGCTCCGTGTTTTCCGCCTCAATGTTAGACACACTTCTATACCAGGCCTTTGTAAAAGACTATGTCATTACATTTGTCAGATTATTGTTGGGCGTCGATCAGGCACCTGGTTCAGGATTCCTTACCTCC ATGAAAATAACGAAGGAGGATATGTGGATTCGTACGTACGGTCGGCTGTATCAAAAGTTATGTTCTACTACATGCGAAATTCCAATCGGGATATATCGCACTCAGGACACAAGCCTAGCCGATCAGGCTCACCAC TATTCAGCGAGCTTAGCAGATGAAGCAAGAGACAACCACGCCCAGCAAATCGAACGAGCAGAAATAGCTAATCTTGTAAGATCTCGAATGGAGTCATTAAAATTGACTGGTATAGATTATGATGATGTCAGTGAAAAAAGAAACAGTCTATCTTACGTAATCATAAACCCAAGCTGCGATCTCAATTTACAGGAAGGCGATAtaat ATACTTGGTACGCCCTTCACCATTCTCAGCGCAAAAAACATTCGAACGCCATAACAGTCGCCGAAAATCGAACATTAGTTTTTGTTCTGGAGCCCTGATCCAGGCCGTAGCAGCGGGCAGCCGTCGCGGTTCTGCGCTCGCTGGGCTCACGAGCCTCTCTCCTCGAGCTCCACCTCTCACTACCACCAAAGCAAATTCCCTTTCTCTGCCTGACAGTCCTACCATCCTCACCGACTTTCGCGGTCGCTCTAACTCTCTTCGAGTGGTAGATGACATCTTACTACGACGTTCTAACTCTCTTCGACAAGGACTAGGGCCAGTCAATAGTCGACGCCGCAAGAGTAGCCTCGAAGAGATTGGAATTTCACATTTTAATTCGCTGCTGCAACATCAACAGCAGCAGCAACTACAAGATGCGAATGCTATTAAAATTGCCCTGAATAGCAGCATCGGACTGGAAGTGACGCCGCCCGATGAAGGTCCTGTAGATCGGCTAGGAGGGCCACTAGGAGGATATCAAGATATGGGTGTTGCGTTTCCTTCGACTTCCACGGGATCTGGTCTACCACCACCGACACCAGATCCGCAACATCTGCAGGGAACGATCGTATGA